The following are encoded together in the Amblyraja radiata isolate CabotCenter1 chromosome 27, sAmbRad1.1.pri, whole genome shotgun sequence genome:
- the LOC116988558 gene encoding gap junction beta-3 protein-like, protein MDWGTLQGVLSGVNKYSTGFGRIWLSVVFIFRVLVYVVAAESVWGDEQSDFVCNTLQPGCPNTCYDHYFPMSHIRIWALQLICITTPSLLVVLHVAYRKEREKKHKMKHGENCTRLYKNTGKKHGGLWWTYLMSLLFKTGFEAGFLYVLHSIYHQFYLPRLVKCSMFPCPNIVDCFIAKPTEKRVFTYFMVGGSGLCIILNLSEIFYLVFKRCFQGCKKTIKKEEISMSKRRRNLIFQNSIEKQNPVEFNQNI, encoded by the coding sequence ATGGATTGGGGAACATTACAAGGTGTGCTCAGTGGAGTGAATAAGTACTCAACTGGATTTGGACGGATCTGGCTATCCGTAGTCTTCATCTTCAGAGTCCTGGTTTACGTGGTAGCGGCAGAAAGTGTTTGGGGAGATGAACAGAGTGACTTTGTCTGCAACACCTTGCAGCCAGGCTGCCCAAACACTTGCTACGACCACTACTTCCCCATGTCGCACATAAGAATATGGGCCCTGCAGCTGATCTGTATCACCACACCCTCTCTGCTGGTCGTCTTGCACGTGGCATATCGGAAAGAAAGGGAGAAAAAACATAAGATGAAACACGGAGAAAATTGCACCCGACTGTACAAGAACACGGGGAAGAAGCATGGCGGACTCTGGTGGACTTATTTGATGAGTCTCTTATTTAAAACCGGGTTTGAAGCTGGTTTTTTGTATGTTCTTCACAGCATTTATCATCAATTTTATTTGCCTCGTCTCGTCAAGTGTTCCATGTTCCCTTGCCCAAATATAGTTGATTGTTTCATTGCCAAGCCAACTGAGAAAAGGGTCTTCACGTACTTCATGGTCGGAGGGTCGGGTCTTTGTATTATCCTCAACCtttctgaaatattttatttagtttttaaACGATGCTTTCAAGGTTGTAAAAAAACCATCAAGAAAGAAGAGATAAGCATGTCTAAGAGAAGACGAAATCTGATTTTTCAAAACAGCATTGAGAAGCAAAATCCGGTTGAATTTaaccaaaacatttaa